From the Aerosakkonema funiforme FACHB-1375 genome, the window TTGTTCGGTTCTCTTTGGCTGAAATTAGTCTTATGTAACGCTTACATTACTTTGACCGTTACATAAGACAAGCTCAGATTAAGAAGTGCTTGCCATGCGATCGCACTACTGTAATTCAGTTTTCTTCCTTTCCGATCAAATCTGCGTGGCTACAGTTGAGGACAAGTGGTAGGGCATCCCAATGGTCGAGACGAATGTTAGGGCGCTCTGTGGCTGTCTTCCATTTGTAGACAGTTTTCGGATGTGGCGCTCTACCAGTCAGTTCCCCAAGTCTGGTGGCTAACTCTTCATCGCTTATTCTTCTGTCAGCCATAATTGCTGCCAGATTCCATTTTCCAAGCAGCAGAACTCGTCTAGCCATTCCAATCCCTATTCTTGAGGCTTTTACACTTAGCTTTACTTAACAGCTTATCACAACTATTAACGCACCATTAGAGCGTTAGTGCTACAATGGTGCATATAGAGGCTAGAAAATTTCTGACCTGCTTTCTGGGGATGTGAGCGATCGCAATTCACTCTTATAGGCGCGGAGGTTAAGCAAGTTAATGAAACTGACGCCAAAAGAAAAAGTTATTCGGCTTTTAGAGCGCTGGAACTCCGATGAATTAAAACAGCTTCAAAGCTGGCTATCTGTTCGCATTGAACAATTAGAATCTTTAGCACAAGAGTTTGAGTTACCACCTGTTAAGTCGGGACGAATTGCACTCAGCGTGCGTCGCTTTAACTCGATTGTCTACCGTTTAGAAAAAGTTCGCTGCGGAAAGGAAAACTGCCGTCGTTGCCCGCATGGTCCGTATTGGTACGGTTACCAACGAAGTAATGGAAAAGTAGTCAGTTTTTATGTTGGGAAAGAATTGCCATTAAATCTTATGTAACGCATGAACTACTGTATACGTTACATAAGACAGATTTTATATAAAACTGAATCTAAACATCTTATGTAACGATTGTGAGGGTATAGACGAAAAGCATCGTTACATAAGATAAATGGATTGGAAAGGATTTAACACTTTTTTGGAGATGATTCGATCGAATAGTCCAAATTACTTGCGACCAGAACCCGGTTCGGTTAACTGGCGGTGCTGTGAGGCGTTGACGGTATCCGGTAACACCTTGCTGACATTGCCCTGAAGCTTGGTTTTGATTTACCTGCAATAATGGCATCTTTACCTGCCATTATTGCCTCAAAACCTTGTTTCGCCACCAGTGCTGGGTCGTCCTTTTCGCCTGCACCTGCCTTGGTATCATCCATCCCGGCACGGTGGAAAAAGTTGGTATCGGTTGGCCCTGGCATCAGTGAAGTAACGGTTACGTCTGTATCTTTTAACTCGTTACGTAGTGCCTCGGAAAACGAGTGGATAAAAGCCTTAGATGCTGCGTAGACAGCCTCGAATGGCCCAGGCATGATGGCAGCAATGGATGAGGTGAAGAGAATGCGACCTTGACCGCGTTCAACCATATCTTTCACTACCCGTTTGGCAAGATGCACGGAGGACACGACGTTTAGGTTAATCAGATTCAGTTCGTCTTCGAGGTCTGTTTCGCGGGCAAAGTCGCCCCCAACGCCAACACCTGCATTAATTGCGATCGCATCTACCGGTCTACCTGTAGCTTTAATTTGTTTGTAGAGCGTCTCGACTCCATCATAAGTAGCTAGATCTGCTTCTACTGTCTCAACGAGAGCGCCATTATTCTCAAAGTCTCGTGCTGCTTCATTAATGCTCGATCCGGTAGCTCTAATTAGCAGGTCGAAACCGTTTTGGGCAAACTGTTTGGCAAGTTCATAGCCGATGCCATTAGAAGCACCTGTCACAACAGCTAGAGGGCGGGTCAACGAGTTGTTCATAACTATCCTTTAATTGCGATCGCTCTACAGTTCGGCAAGTCTTTTTCTTGCTACTTTTGAATTTTCGTAAACTTTCAATTTTTACAATCTTAAGGAGATATTTATAAGTAAAACGTCTTTCTCTAGACGTATCGCTTCTGAAATATTCTACTTTGATGATTATAAAGTAGATTGCACAGAATGGTACGAGCGGGCATAATCTCACTCAATTAGTATCAATTATAAATCAGCTAATTCAAAAGCGTCTTTCTGTAATTAACTCCAACAGAAAGACGCCGCTCTATCTCTAACTTAAGCTAGAAGATTTAGCTATTTAATTGCCAAAACATTAAACTACTTCTTCTTGACGCTCGATAACTAAAGTAAGCTTAGC encodes:
- a CDS encoding helix-turn-helix domain-containing protein, with the protein product MARRVLLLGKWNLAAIMADRRISDEELATRLGELTGRAPHPKTVYKWKTATERPNIRLDHWDALPLVLNCSHADLIGKEEN